A part of bacterium genomic DNA contains:
- a CDS encoding radical SAM protein → MTEPDYDLRACIWELTLRCTMNCMHCGSSAGAARHKELTLNECLAVADELAALGCEELTLIGGEMFLYRGWEQIARRLTDAGVLVNIMTNGYHLQPKHLEQIKYANLANVGLSIDGMEENHNRIRRRPDGFAQVTRSIGLLRAEAVPVGVVTSLLDFNFADLEPMYAYLVEHGVAIWQLQLVNPMGNMLGCDDLIIRADKIPAITEFIREKNLEREMVVIAADSIGYFDDHETYIRGRRAPICCWEGCQAGLTSVAIDSVGNIKGCGALYDDFFIEGNVRDRSLSDIWNDETSFAYNRAFDVDLLSGRCRTCEFGAACRGGCRASNFFANVSMYESQFCSRNQCRSPSDTREVAFA, encoded by the coding sequence GTGACCGAGCCGGACTACGACCTCCGGGCCTGTATTTGGGAGCTGACGCTGCGCTGCACGATGAACTGCATGCATTGCGGTTCGAGCGCGGGAGCGGCCCGGCACAAGGAGCTCACGCTGAACGAGTGCCTGGCCGTCGCCGACGAGCTTGCGGCTCTGGGCTGCGAGGAGCTGACGCTCATCGGCGGCGAGATGTTTCTCTACAGAGGTTGGGAACAGATCGCTCGCCGTCTCACCGACGCCGGGGTGCTGGTCAACATCATGACCAACGGCTACCACTTGCAGCCAAAGCATCTGGAGCAGATCAAGTACGCGAACCTGGCCAACGTCGGTCTCTCGATCGACGGCATGGAGGAGAACCACAACCGGATCCGGCGGCGGCCGGATGGCTTCGCTCAGGTGACCCGCTCCATCGGTCTCTTGAGGGCTGAAGCCGTTCCCGTTGGCGTCGTGACCAGCCTGCTGGACTTCAATTTCGCTGACCTCGAGCCGATGTACGCATATCTCGTGGAGCACGGTGTGGCGATCTGGCAGCTCCAACTGGTCAATCCGATGGGCAACATGTTGGGCTGCGACGATCTGATCATCCGCGCGGACAAGATCCCGGCGATCACCGAGTTCATCCGAGAGAAGAATCTGGAACGGGAGATGGTCGTGATCGCCGCCGACAGTATCGGCTACTTCGACGATCACGAGACCTACATTCGTGGCAGAAGGGCGCCCATATGCTGCTGGGAAGGCTGTCAGGCGGGGCTCACCTCGGTCGCGATCGACTCGGTCGGCAACATCAAGGGGTGTGGAGCGCTGTACGACGACTTCTTCATCGAAGGCAACGTCCGGGACCGAAGCCTCTCCGACATCTGGAACGACGAGACCAGTTTCGCCTACAACCGGGCGTTCGACGTCGACCTGTTGTCCGGCCGATGTCGAACTTGCGAGTTCGGCGCCGCTTGTCGCGGCGGCTGCCGAGCGAGCAACTTCTTCGCTAACGTTTCGATGTACGAGAGCCAGTTCTGCAGCCGGAACCAGTGCCGTTCCCCAAGCGACACAAGGGAGGTCGCGTTCGCCTAG
- a CDS encoding ATP-dependent 6-phosphofructokinase — MTKSKGTIGILTGGGDVPGLNPAIRAVTIRALREGYEVVGIRRGWAGLIEVKRDPEADNSESCQILTEEVVNKAGRTGGTFLHTSRTQPSKVKREELPDHLAETYTGELNDLTSEVLANLEFLGIDFLIPIGGDDTLSYAVRLYQEGVKVIGIPKTMDNDVPGTDYCIGFSTCITRTIEMTNRLRTSAGSHERFLVLEVFGRYAGYTAMLPAMAGAANRCVIPEHKFSIERLAELLSQDRLENPSRYSVVIVSEGAMFEGGEMVFKDSVKDAYGHAKLGGIGDLVSARLKELSPEFNDGKRVDIINQKLGYLVRCGDPDAIDSIVPMAYGNLAFDLILSGVHGRLVVLKNGRYDNVPIDVVTASSKVVDVDRYYNRERLRPHYKSFEMNPLFIMTSE; from the coding sequence ATGACCAAGAGCAAGGGCACCATAGGCATTCTGACCGGCGGCGGCGACGTGCCGGGCCTGAACCCGGCGATCAGAGCGGTCACCATCCGAGCACTGCGCGAGGGCTACGAGGTCGTCGGCATCCGGCGAGGCTGGGCGGGGCTCATCGAGGTCAAACGGGATCCCGAAGCCGACAATTCCGAGAGCTGCCAGATCCTCACCGAGGAGGTGGTCAACAAGGCCGGCCGAACCGGCGGCACGTTTCTTCACACCTCGAGAACTCAGCCCAGCAAGGTCAAGCGCGAGGAGCTGCCCGACCACCTGGCCGAGACCTACACCGGAGAGCTCAACGACCTCACCAGTGAGGTGCTGGCGAACCTCGAGTTTCTGGGCATTGACTTCCTGATCCCGATCGGCGGAGACGACACGCTCTCCTATGCCGTGCGGCTCTATCAGGAGGGAGTCAAGGTCATCGGCATACCGAAGACGATGGACAACGACGTACCCGGCACGGACTACTGCATCGGCTTCAGTACTTGCATCACTCGCACGATCGAGATGACCAACCGGCTCAGAACTTCGGCGGGATCTCACGAGCGCTTCCTGGTGCTCGAGGTCTTCGGCCGCTACGCCGGCTATACCGCCATGCTGCCGGCCATGGCCGGCGCGGCGAACCGATGCGTTATCCCGGAGCACAAGTTCAGCATCGAGCGATTAGCTGAGCTCCTGAGCCAGGATCGGCTCGAGAATCCGAGCCGCTATTCGGTGGTGATCGTCTCCGAGGGCGCGATGTTCGAAGGCGGTGAGATGGTCTTCAAAGACAGCGTCAAGGACGCCTACGGCCACGCCAAACTGGGTGGGATCGGCGATCTGGTCTCGGCCCGGCTCAAGGAGCTCTCACCCGAGTTCAACGACGGCAAGCGGGTCGACATCATCAACCAGAAGCTCGGCTATCTCGTTCGCTGCGGGGACCCGGATGCGATCGACTCGATCGTTCCCATGGCCTATGGCAACCTGGCCTTCGACCTCATCCTGAGCGGCGTTCACGGCAGGCTCGTCGTGCTCAAGAACGGCCGCTACGACAACGTGCCGATCGATGTGGTGACGGCCTCTTCCAAGGTCGTCGACGTCGACCGCTACTACAACCGGGAACGGCTGCGACCGCACTACAAAAGCTTCGAGATGAATCCGCTGTTCATCATGACCAGCGAGTGA
- a CDS encoding methyltransferase domain-containing protein — MFEELEAIYHRPRPFEFYTADELWTDEHTSAQMLAHHLNEEVDLSSRSGVFIDRSVEWIVSNLRVGKGTRIADFGCGPGMYTTRLARRGADVTGIDFSKRSIDHACKTAAAEGLSLRYINESYLELELDDRYDLITMIMCDLCALSPEQRRTMLRKFHGLLAPGGAVLLDVFSLAAFAGRKELATCEVDLLDGFWSQNRYYGFLNTFTYDEEKVALDKYTIVEEARTRTIYNWLQYFSFEALERELNGCGLDVEKRYADVAGSTYNSEHTEFAVVARKR; from the coding sequence ATGTTCGAAGAACTCGAAGCGATATACCACCGACCGAGACCGTTCGAGTTCTACACCGCCGACGAGCTGTGGACCGACGAGCACACCTCCGCGCAGATGCTGGCCCACCACCTCAACGAGGAGGTCGACCTTTCCTCCCGTAGCGGGGTGTTCATCGATCGCTCCGTGGAATGGATCGTCTCCAACTTGCGCGTGGGCAAGGGAACGAGGATCGCCGACTTCGGCTGCGGGCCCGGAATGTACACCACCCGCCTGGCCCGCCGGGGGGCGGACGTCACCGGCATCGACTTCTCGAAGCGCTCCATCGACCACGCCTGCAAGACGGCAGCGGCGGAGGGACTGTCCCTTCGCTACATCAACGAGAGCTACCTCGAGTTGGAGCTGGATGATCGCTACGACCTCATCACCATGATCATGTGCGACCTCTGCGCGCTCAGCCCCGAGCAACGGCGCACCATGCTGCGCAAGTTCCACGGGCTGCTCGCGCCGGGGGGCGCGGTGCTGCTCGACGTCTTCTCTCTGGCCGCCTTTGCCGGGCGCAAGGAGCTGGCCACCTGCGAGGTAGATCTCCTGGACGGCTTCTGGTCGCAAAACCGCTATTACGGATTCCTCAACACCTTCACGTACGACGAGGAGAAGGTTGCCCTCGACAAGTACACCATTGTCGAAGAGGCGCGCACCCGCACCATCTACAACTGGCTGCAGTACTTCAGCTTCGAGGCCCTCGAGCGCGAGCTGAACGGCTGCGGCCTCGACGTCGAGAAGCGCTACGCGGATGTAGCCGGTTCGACGTACAATTCCGAGCACACCGAGTTCGCGGTGGTGGCCCGCAAACGGTAG
- a CDS encoding alpha/beta fold hydrolase, translating into MNEERLNGIRIGYEVLGDECAGDPVVFLNGVMMTTRSWVLQTAVMRKTFRCVLHDFRGQLLSGKPDRPWTLEDHAGDLLALLDHLEIERCHLVGTSYGGEVGMIFAFSHPDRVMSLSLISSVSEVGEELDRVVAEWGRAALEAPDDLYRISVPSNFSPQFVADHPEVIEQGEARLRACPPDFFTGLAGLIKTFRWLDVTAELHRIRCPTLVMVGEEDLLKPPPYSRLIVERISDSELRIVPEAGHALIIEKPDEVNAAISEFLAKHG; encoded by the coding sequence GTGAACGAAGAGCGACTCAACGGCATCCGGATCGGCTACGAGGTCCTCGGCGACGAGTGTGCAGGCGATCCGGTCGTCTTCCTGAACGGTGTGATGATGACGACCCGGTCTTGGGTGCTCCAGACCGCGGTCATGCGCAAGACGTTTCGCTGCGTTCTCCACGATTTCCGCGGTCAGCTCCTGAGCGGGAAACCGGACCGGCCGTGGACTCTCGAGGACCACGCCGGGGACCTGCTGGCGCTGCTCGATCATCTCGAGATCGAGCGCTGCCATCTCGTCGGCACGTCGTACGGCGGTGAGGTCGGGATGATCTTCGCCTTCAGCCATCCGGACCGGGTCATGAGCCTGTCGCTGATCTCAAGCGTCAGCGAGGTCGGCGAGGAGCTCGATCGAGTGGTGGCCGAGTGGGGTAGGGCGGCGCTCGAGGCCCCGGATGATCTCTACCGCATCTCGGTGCCGTCGAACTTCTCGCCGCAATTCGTTGCCGACCATCCCGAGGTCATCGAGCAGGGCGAGGCGCGCCTGCGCGCTTGTCCACCGGATTTCTTCACCGGTCTTGCCGGGCTCATCAAAACGTTCCGCTGGCTGGACGTTACGGCCGAGCTCCATCGCATCCGGTGCCCGACCCTGGTCATGGTCGGCGAGGAGGACCTTCTGAAGCCTCCGCCCTACAGTCGGCTCATCGTGGAGCGGATTTCCGATTCGGAGCTGCGGATCGTGCCCGAGGCTGGGCATGCGCTGATCATCGAGAAACCGGATGAGGTCAACGCGGCGATCTCGGAGTTCTTGGCCAAGCACGGCTAG
- a CDS encoding alpha/beta hydrolase: MNPQRSLRATDGVELAYWLWRPAPGDDRLLVLLHGAASNHTRWSEFVEHTRLTESWSVLAPDLRGNGESMVRGGQRCSVWSRDLVEMLDAEGFSAAVVVGHSLGAQIAIHLAHRYPERVRGLVLIDPVFSRGLQGKQRRLWQFRWLVRAARALIRALNAVGIHRADIPNRDIRELDEETREALRGAESFEEIAKKYTSLRPILGSLPTANYLGQLIATVEPLPPLSEIEVPVAVLLSGGTTLADTEVNREEVARFPKSEVITLRANHWPLTEAPDETREAIEDWIERTYPDRS; the protein is encoded by the coding sequence ATGAACCCGCAACGGTCGCTGAGGGCCACCGACGGCGTCGAGCTGGCCTATTGGCTGTGGCGCCCGGCACCCGGGGACGATCGGCTGCTCGTTCTGCTTCACGGCGCCGCCAGCAATCACACGCGCTGGTCGGAGTTCGTCGAGCACACCCGGCTGACCGAGTCGTGGAGCGTCCTCGCGCCGGACCTGCGCGGCAACGGCGAGTCCATGGTTCGGGGCGGCCAGCGGTGCTCGGTCTGGTCTCGCGATCTGGTCGAGATGCTCGATGCCGAGGGCTTCTCCGCCGCCGTCGTCGTCGGTCACAGTCTGGGAGCCCAGATCGCCATTCACCTGGCCCACCGCTATCCGGAGCGGGTCCGCGGCCTCGTACTGATCGATCCGGTGTTCTCCCGGGGCCTCCAGGGCAAGCAACGGCGCCTCTGGCAGTTTCGCTGGCTGGTCCGGGCAGCCCGGGCTCTGATCCGCGCCCTCAACGCCGTCGGCATTCACCGAGCTGACATCCCGAATCGCGACATTCGCGAGCTCGACGAGGAGACCCGCGAGGCGCTCCGGGGCGCGGAGTCGTTCGAGGAGATCGCGAAGAAGTACACGTCGCTTCGTCCCATCCTGGGCTCGCTGCCCACCGCCAACTACCTGGGCCAGCTGATCGCCACCGTCGAGCCGCTGCCGCCGCTCTCCGAGATCGAGGTCCCGGTCGCGGTGCTCCTTTCGGGTGGCACGACTCTCGCCGACACCGAGGTCAACCGCGAAGAGGTCGCCCGCTTCCCGAAAAGCGAGGTGATCACGCTTCGGGCCAACCACTGGCCGCTGACCGAGGCGCCGGATGAGACCCGGGAAGCGATCGAGGACTGGATCGAACGGACCTATCCCGACCGCTCGTAG
- a CDS encoding cupin, with translation MPIKLIQQPTVVEAAGNIPKRIEEFIGVVNSETTALSIAKMTSPAGWQEPGQTPEFDEYTVVLKGVLKVKAKDAEHEVCAGQAIIVPANEWVQYSTPDQGTEYIAVCFPAFTPGTVHRD, from the coding sequence ATGCCGATCAAACTGATCCAGCAACCCACGGTCGTCGAGGCGGCGGGCAACATCCCCAAGCGGATCGAGGAGTTCATCGGCGTGGTGAACTCGGAGACCACCGCGCTGAGCATCGCCAAGATGACCAGCCCCGCCGGATGGCAGGAGCCCGGACAGACCCCCGAGTTCGACGAGTACACAGTCGTCTTGAAGGGCGTGCTCAAGGTCAAAGCCAAAGATGCAGAGCACGAGGTCTGCGCGGGACAGGCGATCATCGTCCCGGCTAACGAGTGGGTGCAGTACAGCACCCCCGACCAGGGCACCGAGTACATCGCCGTCTGCTTCCCCGCGTTCACACCCGGTACCGTTCATCGGGATTAG
- a CDS encoding response regulator, with translation MRKKILLADDSATTLMLQKLLLGGGPFDVVTARNGSEALQKALTEQPAIILLDIEMPVMDGLEACARLRRHEETACIPIIMVSARGRTRDIMRAFLAGCDDYVTKPMDGLMLKAKVESLLSEAATA, from the coding sequence ATGCGCAAGAAAATCCTTCTAGCCGACGACTCAGCCACCACGTTGATGCTGCAGAAACTACTACTCGGTGGGGGACCGTTTGACGTCGTCACAGCCCGTAACGGCAGCGAAGCCCTCCAGAAAGCTCTTACTGAGCAGCCAGCGATCATCCTGCTGGACATTGAAATGCCAGTGATGGATGGACTCGAGGCCTGTGCTCGCCTGCGAAGGCACGAGGAGACCGCCTGCATCCCAATCATCATGGTCTCGGCCCGAGGCCGAACGCGCGACATCATGCGTGCGTTCCTGGCCGGCTGTGACGACTACGTCACAAAACCGATGGACGGCCTGATGCTCAAGGCGAAGGTCGAGAGCCTTCTGAGCGAGGCCGCCACCGCCTGA